The Fimbriimonadaceae bacterium genome includes the window TTGCATTTCTGTTCGGTATCGCCCGAAATGTCTGTCGCGATACTTTGCGACAGTGCAAAAGCCAGGATGCCCATGAGTGTCAAATGCCCGAGGACTTTGACCCCAAGGTTGTCGTGATATTGTTTGCCCACTCCGCCGGACTCGAGGCAAAACTGGTTCGAGTGATACTGAACTACTGTTCAGGACCTCACCCCCGAATGGACTGTTTGGCCCGTATGCGTTTACTTGGAGCGCTTCTCCTTCGATTTATCGAAGGTATGGGAAATACACGGATCGCAGAGATACTGGAACAACCTCCTGGAACAGTCCACGCATGGATTCGACGCTTCCTTGTTTGGCTCCGCAATGAAGTCCAGGGCCCAGGTTTTGGCGGAGACCACGATGTCGACGCGGATCGTGATGCCGAAGATCCACCAGCCGAAGACAACTGAACACACGACCGATTTCGTGAGGAGAATACACCATGAATACACACTGCGACGCCTCAAAAATTGCGGCCTATGCTGCCGGTAAATTGACCGATGCCGAACTTGATGCCATCGATGTTCATCTCGAACAGTGCACTGACTGCCGTCTCAAGATAGAGAGCCAGATTGCACCGTTTGGGCAAGTCCTTCTTGGCGCCTTGCACACACCTGAACCCGACAAAAAAACTCGCGACGAAATTTTGCAGGCCGTAAGCCATCCGGTCAAATTCAAGGTCGCCCGCATACTTGGCGTTGCGGCGAGTCGGAAAGTCATTGTTCCAGCGATCCCATTACTGGCGTTGTTGATTACAGTCGTTGCGCTGTTCATGCCTCATCCAAGCATTCAGCCCGTTGCGATTGCGGCTCAATTTGGTACCGATGGAATTATTCCGGCGTCTCGATTCCTTGACTTCGATACTGGCAGCCTCGACTCGATGAAATTCACACCGTTGCAGCCTCCCATGGTGCTTCCAGATGGAAGAATCGAGAACTATTGGGAGATTGACAAGACGGTAGGACATGCCGGTAAAGGATCGCTAAAGCTTTACCACCGATATTGGGGGGGCGTTGTTCGACGCACAATTGACATTCCAATTCCACGAGGAACGCTGGTCACCTTCACGGCGTGGGTTCTTTCCCCGAACGGCGGGTCAGTACAAAACAAGTGGCTTTCGTCCGGGCTTTATCTCGGCGACGTCAGCGCGAAAGAGCCCATTCAGTCCGTTGACTTGCCATCCTTCAGCAGGCTCACGGAATGGACTCCAGTAGTGCTGAGGGCGACATCCGTCGTGGATACGCAAGGGGTAACCATCGAGTTCAGCACCGCTAGCGGACACGGAATGACGGATCAGGGAGCGGAATACAAGTCATTTGATTGGGCAACATGGATAGATGACATTTACATCGGTGTCGTCTTAAACGGAAAAACCGACTCGTACTCCATTCGCGGAGATACGATCGA containing:
- a CDS encoding RNA polymerase sigma factor, with product MMKDFDKFLRDNFIGVYRFCRAWLKNPDLANDATVAIMLKAKEEYARLQSARDPIAFLFGIARNVCRDTLRQCKSQDAHECQMPEDFDPKVVVILFAHSAGLEAKLVRVILNYCSGPHPRMDCLARMRLLGALLLRFIEGMGNTRIAEILEQPPGTVHAWIRRFLVWLRNEVQGPGFGGDHDVDADRDAEDPPAEDN
- a CDS encoding zf-HC2 domain-containing protein, producing MNTHCDASKIAAYAAGKLTDAELDAIDVHLEQCTDCRLKIESQIAPFGQVLLGALHTPEPDKKTRDEILQAVSHPVKFKVARILGVAASRKVIVPAIPLLALLITVVALFMPHPSIQPVAIAAQFGTDGIIPASRFLDFDTGSLDSMKFTPLQPPMVLPDGRIENYWEIDKTVGHAGKGSLKLYHRYWGGVVRRTIDIPIPRGTLVTFTAWVLSPNGGSVQNKWLSSGLYLGDVSAKEPIQSVDLPSFSRLTEWTPVVLRATSVVDTQGVTIEFSTASGHGMTDQGAEYKSFDWATWIDDIYIGVVLNGKTDSYSIRGDTIDAYIRIPNGYKPENIVPTSLFLRVGFDEIPLQEGKIVGIKDGQVHIRFVSALAVERMAIPYVDLKLPKSAQIRGRVRFGEYDVPFVTPINENVKQTK